A window of Roseiflexus castenholzii DSM 13941 genomic DNA:
GATTTCTACGATCAGCTCAAGTCGCGCACGCAGGGGTATGCATCGCTCGATTATACGCTCGCCGGGTATCAGCCCGCCGATCTGGTAAAACTGGACATTCTGGTGAATGGGCAACCGGTGGATGCGCTGTCGCTCATTGTGCATCGTGATTTCGCCTATGCGCAGGGACGCGCGCTGGTCGAGCGGCTGCGCAAACTGATCCCGCGTCAGATGTTCGAGGTTCCGATTCAGGCGGCGATTGGCAGCAAGGTGATCGCCCGCGAAACCATTCGGGCGATGCGCAAAGATGTGCTCGCTAAGTGCTATGGCGGCGATGTGACGCGCAAACGCAAATTGCTCGAAAAGCAAAAAGAAGGCAAAAAGCGCATGAAAATGGTCGGCAGCGTCGAGATACCGCAGGAAGCGTTTATGGCGGTGCTCTCGTTGAATGCCGATACGTAAGCCGTTTTTCTCCGGTTGGGCAACCATTGGTGAAAGGACTTTCCGTGAATCTCAAACATGCCATCGCCGCAGTTCTGGTCGTGCTGTCGCTTGCCGCGTGCGGCGCCGGATCGCAGACCGTTGCCAGGGTCGATAATGTGACCCTCACGCGCCAGGAGCTTGATCAGCGGATCGATCGTATTGAGAAAGGGCTTCAGCAGCAGGCGGGGACGGGGTTTCCATTGCCATCGCGCCTCGATATTGAACAAGAACTGGTCTCGCAATTCATTGATCAGCAGTTGACCCTTGGGTTGGCGCGGCAGCGCGGCATTACCGTCAGCGACGCCGATGTGAACGAGCAGATCGAGCGTTTCCGCCAGCAGATTCAGACGGGAAGCGGCATATCGCTCGAACAAGCCATCCAGGAGCAGCTCGGCCTGCCGGGTGAGTCATCGCCGGAGTTTCGCCTGTTCGTGACGTATTTCCTGGCGCGCCAGAAACTTGGCGAGACGCTGGTCTCCGAAGTGGACATCCGGCAGCGCATCTCCGACGAAGTGATGGCGGATACGCAGCGCATGGTCGATGTGGCGACAGTGGCGCATATTCTGGTGGCAACGGAAGACGAGGCGAAGCAGGTGATTGAGCGCCTCGACAAGGGCGAGGATTTTGCCGATCTGGCAAAGGAACTGTCGCAGGACCCCGGTTCGGCGGAAAATGGCGGTGTCTACGAGAATATCCAGCGTGGGCAGTTCGTTCCCGAATTCGATAAAGCCATGTTCGAGGATTTGCAGCCGGGTGAAACGACGAAGACACCGGTGCAGACGCAGTTTGGCTGGCATGTGATCCGTCTGGTGTCACGCGGGGAGGCGCCAGCGCTCGATCCTGCC
This region includes:
- a CDS encoding peptidylprolyl isomerase, with the protein product MNLKHAIAAVLVVLSLAACGAGSQTVARVDNVTLTRQELDQRIDRIEKGLQQQAGTGFPLPSRLDIEQELVSQFIDQQLTLGLARQRGITVSDADVNEQIERFRQQIQTGSGISLEQAIQEQLGLPGESSPEFRLFVTYFLARQKLGETLVSEVDIRQRISDEVMADTQRMVDVATVAHILVATEDEAKQVIERLDKGEDFADLAKELSQDPGSAENGGVYENIQRGQFVPEFDKAMFEDLQPGETTKTPVQTQFGWHVIRLVSRGEAPALDPANAPAVIEQRVAQELPFEQQSALERLLQSEKQKAIQEQRLVEPTFPTPTPEPLPTIAPLPTPAP